Within the Fischerella sp. PCC 9605 genome, the region TACTCATCAATTAAATAAGCTGAATACCATTGCATGAGTTCTTTACTAACATGAACTGTCCTTTCTACCCCAGACTTAGCTCTAACATGATTAACGTTGTCCAACCTTGGTACAACATGAAGTTCATTGGTTTTACCAGTAACCATATCTTCATGTCTTAACCCTAATGCTTCACCTATTCGTAGTCCTGTTTCGTATAGCAGCCTAATTAAAAACTTGTCCCGCAATGTGTTACAAGTTTCAACTAATGTATTGACTTGTTCAGGTGTTAAACATCCNGGATATGTCTTTGGTTCTTTTATCTTTAATAACCGGGTTTTAACCTCTTTACCTTTGCTAATGTGATGTAAAAAAGACTTGTACTTACGCCCTGGTTGCAATTGATAGCGATAAGAATCAATCCCTTTAGCTATTGCTATACGTTCTTGAAACTCATAGAATCCACAAACAGTTGTTAGGCAGTGATTAATAGTCTTTTCAGAACGTTTGGAAACTTGTGGCTCAATAAATAAAACTCCAGAATTAGGGTTTCTCAACCAGTGGATAAAGTTTGATAGCTGCTCCAAATCAATTTCGAGCCAATCTAGCTTTGAGTCTCGCAGAAACTCCCAGAACAGCTTGAGGTTGTGAGCATAGGTCCCAATAGTGTTTGGAGAGCGCCCTAAGCTATCCAGGTAGTGTAGGTATTTTTGAATTGGCTCAATAGGTAAATAATCATCATCTAACACCATCCAAACTGGACGGTCTGTGTCGGGGAGGATACCCTTTTGGACTTTCATCCTCACTCACTCTGAATATCGATGTTTACATTATAGACTTAGATAATTAATTTATATATATGTAAAAACAGCGTAGCGATAAAACTTCATATCAGCTACGCTGTTGTTGTTGTTATTTATAATTTAATAAGACATAAAATGGAGCAGCAAATATAATTTCTAAAGTAGCGGCAACATTGGGAATTAACTTCAATGGAGTCAGTAGAGGCGCATTGGCTACGCCATTAAGAGTTCGTTTGTGGACTCTTAAGAATCCCCCGACTTTTTGCTTAAATGAGCGAAGCGATATTTAAGCAAAAAGTCGGGGGAGTGTCAAAGAAAGCAACTCCTCAATTGTACGAACCTCCACAACTGACTAGCACGGGAACCACAGCATATCGCTACCTTGAGCAACCGTTGAAGTTAAGTACCTCCTCCAAAGGAGCTACTCTGACAGGAAGTCGCTATGTGTCTACGCTCACAGACGAAATTTGGACGCAGGACACACAATCGGTTCTCCATTACCCTGCTACTTCTACAACAAAAAGTATTTTGCTAGTACAGGATGAAGAACAAACAGCCACGCTCTTACAAGATTATCTTCAGGCAATTGGCTATCAAGTCGAACGCATCAATAACGGGAATGACTTTTGGGAACGGATGCGAAGCCAACAGCCAAATTTAATTTTGTTGGATTTGGAATTAGCAGGAGATGTCAGCGGATGGGATTTGTTGATGAAGGTACGACAACAGCCTGGTTTGCATGATTTGCCAATAGTGGCGATCGCATCTGAGAAAACAAAAAACAGCGATCGCGCTTTCGGTGCTGGTGCTAACGCTTGTTTTAGCAAACCAATAGGTATTATTCAACTAGAGTCAATATTGATGCAGTATTTTTAGATAAATAATGATGACGACTAGCCAAGTGATGGCAACAAAGACATTGACCAGTCTTCGATAGATTGTTTGAAT harbors:
- a CDS encoding tyrosine-type recombinase/integrase, producing MKVQKGILPDTDRPVWMVLDDDYLPIEPIQKYLHYLDSLGRSPNTIGTYAHNLKLFWEFLRDSKLDWLEIDLEQLSNFIHWLRNPNSGVLFIEPQVSKRSEKTINHCLTTVCGFYEFQERIAIAKGIDSYRYQLQPGRKYKSFLHHISKGKEVKTRLLKIKEPKTYPGCLTPEQVNTLVETCNTLRDKFLIRLLYETGLRIGEALGLRHEDMVTGKTNELHVVPRLDNVNHVRAKSGVERTVHVSKELMQWYSAYLIDE
- a CDS encoding response regulator encodes the protein MSKKATPQLYEPPQLTSTGTTAYRYLEQPLKLSTSSKGATLTGSRYVSTLTDEIWTQDTQSVLHYPATSTTKSILLVQDEEQTATLLQDYLQAIGYQVERINNGNDFWERMRSQQPNLILLDLELAGDVSGWDLLMKVRQQPGLHDLPIVAIASEKTKNSDRAFGAGANACFSKPIGIIQLESILMQYF